The stretch of DNA TAAGATTTACAACCATGAGGCTGACTGGCCTCCCAGGTAACAAAATAATAAATACATTTTTGACAAGCTATTCTTTTTTCCATTTAAACTATCTTATATTTCAACTTTACTTTGTATCGCTTTTGAAAGAGATAAAATATCTACATTTTCTAAACTAACTCCCGTTGGGACACCTTGAGCAATTTTTGTAAACTTTATGTTGTGATTTTTTAATTTATCTTCAATAAATAAAATAAATGCATCATTTGCAATAGATGGAGTTATTGCAAATAAAATATTTTCAACTTCATTATCATTTATAAATTTATGTAAAGAATCTAATACCTCTTGGTCTAACTCTTCAATTACAAAATATTTTCCATCAAATTGCCTTGAATCCTCAATAACAAAAATATCTTTTGCACTTTGAACAATACACAATTTTGTGTTATCCCTTGACTCATCCAAACAAACTTCACAAATTTCATGTTCACTCATAGAACCGCAACGAACGCATTTAGTGATGTTTTTTAGGGCATTTTCAATACTATGGGCGATTTTAATCCCACAATAATTGTCATTCATAACAATATGATATGCAAGTCTAAGAGCTGATTTTTTACCAATAGTAGGCAAAGATTCAAAAGCTTCAACAAGTTCGTAAAATTTTTCTAGTCCTTTATTCATAGGCGGATTATATCTAAGATTTTTTATAAATTATATAAAACCATAATAGTTGTAAATTCAATAAAAATTTATCAACTTTTAGATAAAATCGCGACTTGCATTAATTTAAATATTTTTTAAGGAGATAGAAATTGACTGAAATAGATTATTATGAACTACTAGAAGTTAGTAAAGGTTCAGATAAAAGTACAATTAAAAAAGCTTATAGACAAATGGCTATGAAATATCATCCTGATAAAAATCCAGGTGATAACGAAGCTGAAGAAAGATTCAAAGCTATAAACGAAGCTTATCAAGTATTAAGTGA from Arcobacter suis CECT 7833 encodes:
- the recR gene encoding recombination mediator RecR gives rise to the protein MNKGLEKFYELVEAFESLPTIGKKSALRLAYHIVMNDNYCGIKIAHSIENALKNITKCVRCGSMSEHEICEVCLDESRDNTKLCIVQSAKDIFVIEDSRQFDGKYFVIEELDQEVLDSLHKFINDNEVENILFAITPSIANDAFILFIEDKLKNHNIKFTKIAQGVPTGVSLENVDILSLSKAIQSKVEI